In the Populus trichocarpa isolate Nisqually-1 chromosome 8, P.trichocarpa_v4.1, whole genome shotgun sequence genome, CGTCCTAAGACACAAATTACAATTCACGATCAGCATGATATCTCAATCAAATCTATAgcaacttaaaaattaaatctcatCTATCACAAACTCAAAACATGCCCACATGTAAAACTATCATAGTATATCACATAATCCAAACATTACCTTATCAAAATACACAGGCAAGCAATCAAGGGGTCATTACTTTACTTTATCAAAATACACAGGCAAGCAAGCAATGGGTCAACTTACTGAGTACGTCCAATCAAGTTACCTCCCCTCCACCATTCTCAGCAGCATTTCAAACAACCTAGCGTTGAATTCCCCTTCATTAACCTTTAACATTCTCGACAGTGGCATCTTCAGTCCATACTCCACCAACATTCTATGCCTAGGCTTAATCTTCCTCTCAAGACTGAACGAAAAGAACTGCGGAAACTTCTTAAATTCCTCTAAATCACCTTTTATTTCTCTCACAGAGTAATCAAGTTTAGGCCCCAAATTCCTGTCCATACTAAGAGTCAAAATCCCAGGTGCCCT is a window encoding:
- the LOC18101448 gene encoding transcription termination factor MTEF1, chloroplastic, with translation MAVRAPGILTLSMDRNLGPKLDYSVREIKGDLEEFKKFPQFFSFSLERKIKPRHRMLVEYGLKMPLSRMLKVNEGEFNARLFEMLLRMVEGRCKDENKGERFPCLVQILYIHPKVI